CATCGCCAGCCTGAAGGCGCGCGGCATCCGCTTCCTCGGCTATGTGAACCCCTACCTCGCGGTCGATGGCCCGCTGTATCCCGAGGCTGCGGCCAAGGGCTATTTCGCCAAGTGCCTCGACAGCGATGAACCCTATGCCGTCGATTTCGGCGAGTTTTATGCGGGCGTGGTCGACTTCACCAACCCCGCCGCTGCCGAGTGGTTTGCCGAGGAGGTGATCGGCAAGCGGATGCTCGATTTCGGGCTCGACGGGTGGATGGCCGATTTCGGCGAATATCTCCCCACCGACCTGCGCCTGCATGATGGCGATCCGATGCAGGAGCACAACCGCTGGCCGGTGCGCTGGGCCGAGGTCAACGCCCGCGCTGTCGCCTCACGCGGGCGGACCGGCGATGTCCTGTGGTTCATGCGCGCAGGGCATACCGGCGTGCAGGCGCATTGCCCTTTGCTGTGGGCAGGCGACCAGTCGGTCGATTTCAGCCGCCATGACGGCATCGGCACAGTCATCACCGCCGCGCTGTCATCCGGCCTTGTCGGCAATGCCTTCAGCCACTCGGACGTCGGCGGATACACCAGCCTGTTCGGCAATGTCCGCACGCCGGAACTGATGCTGCGCTGGTATGAACTGGGCGCCTTCAGCCCGGTGATGCGCACGCACGAGGGCAACCGCCCGGACGACAATCTCCAGATCGATTCCACCAGCGAGCTGATCGACGGCTTCGTCCGCTGGAGCCGGGTGCACGCGATGCTTGCGCCCTATGTCCGGCACCTTGTTGCAGAAGCGCAGGCCACTGGCCTTCCGGCACAACGTGCGCTGTTCCTCCACTATCCGGATGACCGGGAAACCTTCACCATTCAGGACCAGTACCTCTATGGCGGGGACATGATGGTGGCACCGGTGATCGAAGCGGGGGCGGTTATGCGCAAAGTCTATCTGCCGGAGGGCAACTGGCGGCATTTGTGGAGCGGGCAGGGCTACGCCCCCGGCTGGCATGATGTGACCGCGCCCATCGGCAAGCCGCCGGTCTTCTACCGCCCGGGCAGCACCTTTGCGCCCCTGTTCGCGAGTTTGGCCGCATGAGCCGCGCCAACATCCGTGATGTCGCCGCCCGCGCGGGTGTGGCGGTAAAGACCGTCAGCCGTGTGCTCAACGGCCACCCCTATGTCAGCGCCGAACTGCGCGCGCGGGTCGAAACGGCGATGGCCGATCTCGATTACCGTCCCTCGGTCGCGGCCCGCATCCTTTCGGGCGCGAAGTCCAATCAGGTCGCGCTGATCTACGACAATCACAGCCCCTATTACATGTTCCAGATCCAGAAGGGCTGCTGGGAGGTGTGCCACGAAAACGGCATCCGCCTGCTTGCCCAGCCGGTGGACGTCGCCGATCCGCGCGTCGGCGATCAGGTGCGCGGGCTGGTGAGCGAGACGCATGTCGATGGCATCATCCTGTCCTCCCCCGTCACCGATTGCGACTCCGTGCTGCGCGCGCTCGAGACGATGGACGTGCCCTTCGTGCGGATTTCGCCGGGGACGAACCACGCGCTGACCTCCAGCGTGTTCATGGACGACGCGCAGGCCGCCGACGACATGACCACCCACCTCATCAATGCGGGCCACCGCCGCATCGGGTTCATCAAGGGCCACACCAATCACATGGCCTCCGACGACCGCCTGTTCGGATACCGCCGCGCGCTCGACCGCGTGGGCATCCCGTTCGAGCCGCAGATGGTGGTCGATGGCGAGTTCGATTTCGATTCCGGGGTGGCGGGTGCCCGCGCGCTGCTCGACCAGCCCGACCGTCCCACCGCAATTTTCGCCTCGAACGACGATATGGCCGCCGGTGTGCTTGCGGTGGCGCATGATCGCGGCATCAACGTGCCGGGCGATCTTTCGGTCGCAGGCTTCGACGATACCACGCTGGCGCGCACCGTCTGGCCGCCGCTCACCACCATTCGCCAGCCGATGGCGGACCTCGCCCGCACGGCGACGCAAATCCTGATTGCAGGCGGGGACATCACCCACAAACGCCTGCCCCACGACCTTGTCGAGCGCGCTTCGGTCGCTCCGCCAAAGAGGAACTGATATGAGTGAATTGCCCCTTCCGCCTGCCACACGCCAGCTGGGTGCCAGCGGCATCGAAGTGTCTCCCATCGCCTGGGGGATGTGGCGTCTGGCGGAGAATGGCCGCACCGCTGCCGATGCGGCCAAGCTGGTGCACGCGGCGCTGGATGCGGGGATCACCTTCCTCGATACCGCCGATATCTACGGCTTCGACGGCAACGGCGGGTTCGGCGATGCCGAGGCGCTGCTGGGCGAGGTGCTGGCCGCCGAGCCTGCCCTGCGGGACAAGATGGTGCTGGCGACCAAGGGCGGCATTCTGCCCCCGCTCCCCTACGACCAGAGCGCCGATTACCTGACAAAGGCGATCGAGGATTCCCTGCGCCGCCTTCAGGTGGACTCGGTCGACCTGTGGCAGATCCACCGCCCCGATATCCTCGCCCACCCGCAAGAGGTCGCGCGGGTGCTCGATGATGCGGTGGCTTCGGGGAAAATCCGCAGCCTCGGCGTGTCGAACTTCACGATGGCCCAGACGGCCGCGCTCAGCCACTTCCTCGGCAACAAGCTGGCGACGACCCAGCCCGAGATCAGCCCGCTGCGGATCGACTGTTTCGAGAACGGCGAGCTGGATCAGGCGATGATGCTCGGCATGACCCCGATGGCATGGTCGCCGCTGGGCGGCGGGCGTCTCGCCGCGCCGGAAACCGCGCGCGACAAGGCTGTCGCCGCCGCGCTGGACGCCGTGGCGGAGGCGCAGGGCGTCTCGCGCACGGTCGCGGCCTATAGCTGGCTGATGGCGCACCCCGCCGGGATCGTCCCGATCATCGGCTCGCAAACGCCCGCGCGGATCGCGGAAGGTGCGGCGGCGCTGACAGTGCGCTGGACGCGGACGGATTGGTACGCGGTGCTTGTCGCCGCACGTGGTGAGAGGCTGCCCTGATGACCCAACAGCAACAATGCGAAATCGCGTGGTTCTCCGCGCTGTGCGACGATGATTACGAGTTCCTCGGCGTCCCCGATCCCTATCTCCAGTCGAGCTGGGAGCATTGTCGCAATCTCGTGATGCGCGCCGAGGAAGGCGGGTTCGACAACATCCTGCTGCCTTCGGGCTATCAGCTGGGCGTCGACACCACCATTTTCGCCGCCGCGGTCGCCACGCAGGTCAAGCGGATCAAGCTGCTGTGGGCGACCCGCATGGGCGAGGATTGGCC
This DNA window, taken from Porphyrobacter sp. ULC335, encodes the following:
- a CDS encoding alpha-glucosidase; amino-acid sequence: MAHLEATEGGFDLRLAGRTILRHDQNSTAISVASGNPDVVMVRGNFRLSDSPVAAAPLTGSNRDSSGGVTLSNGDGSAQVAVTLAPAASQLVVEALSGHDRITIDLSLAADDVLWGGGEQMSYLTLNGRNFPIWTSEPGVGREPGTHLTDQASADGSFAGGDYWTTNYPEPTVLCSGGWAISLANAEYLELDASEAGRLRVHVWSGKVAIDLFEGAPADLTRQLGARFGPRHALPEWALGGAVVGLKQGEASFDRLEALIDAGATVSGLWCEDWVGIRETSFGRRLFWDWQWNADRYPDLPDRIASLKARGIRFLGYVNPYLAVDGPLYPEAAAKGYFAKCLDSDEPYAVDFGEFYAGVVDFTNPAAAEWFAEEVIGKRMLDFGLDGWMADFGEYLPTDLRLHDGDPMQEHNRWPVRWAEVNARAVASRGRTGDVLWFMRAGHTGVQAHCPLLWAGDQSVDFSRHDGIGTVITAALSSGLVGNAFSHSDVGGYTSLFGNVRTPELMLRWYELGAFSPVMRTHEGNRPDDNLQIDSTSELIDGFVRWSRVHAMLAPYVRHLVAEAQATGLPAQRALFLHYPDDRETFTIQDQYLYGGDMMVAPVIEAGAVMRKVYLPEGNWRHLWSGQGYAPGWHDVTAPIGKPPVFYRPGSTFAPLFASLAA
- a CDS encoding aldo/keto reductase, whose protein sequence is MSELPLPPATRQLGASGIEVSPIAWGMWRLAENGRTAADAAKLVHAALDAGITFLDTADIYGFDGNGGFGDAEALLGEVLAAEPALRDKMVLATKGGILPPLPYDQSADYLTKAIEDSLRRLQVDSVDLWQIHRPDILAHPQEVARVLDDAVASGKIRSLGVSNFTMAQTAALSHFLGNKLATTQPEISPLRIDCFENGELDQAMMLGMTPMAWSPLGGGRLAAPETARDKAVAAALDAVAEAQGVSRTVAAYSWLMAHPAGIVPIIGSQTPARIAEGAAALTVRWTRTDWYAVLVAARGERLP
- a CDS encoding LacI family DNA-binding transcriptional regulator, whose product is MSRANIRDVAARAGVAVKTVSRVLNGHPYVSAELRARVETAMADLDYRPSVAARILSGAKSNQVALIYDNHSPYYMFQIQKGCWEVCHENGIRLLAQPVDVADPRVGDQVRGLVSETHVDGIILSSPVTDCDSVLRALETMDVPFVRISPGTNHALTSSVFMDDAQAADDMTTHLINAGHRRIGFIKGHTNHMASDDRLFGYRRALDRVGIPFEPQMVVDGEFDFDSGVAGARALLDQPDRPTAIFASNDDMAAGVLAVAHDRGINVPGDLSVAGFDDTTLARTVWPPLTTIRQPMADLARTATQILIAGGDITHKRLPHDLVERASVAPPKRN